Proteins encoded in a region of the Marinococcus sp. PL1-022 genome:
- a CDS encoding YlqD family protein: MKKMNVHHILTETLKEELQEKYEQQKSRLLEETEQLRFQKQKQNKERETENGRWSAMDKFNKEIEKRKEELQQLYFLQNQLEHLPVGSELSFGTTEVMFDIEVGSPWHEGEHWGTIVVEEGIVKEIRSKHKASDEDGMV; encoded by the coding sequence ATGAAAAAAATGAACGTTCACCATATTCTGACGGAAACATTAAAAGAGGAGCTGCAGGAAAAGTACGAGCAGCAGAAGTCCCGGCTGCTGGAGGAGACAGAACAGCTTCGTTTTCAAAAACAAAAGCAGAACAAGGAACGCGAAACCGAGAACGGCCGCTGGTCTGCCATGGATAAATTCAACAAAGAAATTGAAAAACGAAAAGAGGAGCTGCAGCAGCTCTATTTTCTGCAGAATCAGCTCGAGCATCTCCCGGTCGGCTCAGAGCTTTCATTTGGCACGACGGAAGTGATGTTTGATATCGAGGTGGGAAGCCCGTGGCATGAAGGCGAGCACTGGGGCACCATTGTTGTGGAAGAGGGCATTGTAAAAGAAATCAGATCAAAACACAAAGCGAGTGACGAAGATGGAATGGTTTAA
- the ftsY gene encoding signal recognition particle-docking protein FtsY has translation MSLFQRLKKRMAGEAAEEEAREEAKQEAQEAGKQEPEEGRVSLSSRFREGLAKTRSSFSEAMNELFAQYREVNEDFFEELEEILISSDVGVETVMEIIDELRNESLLKNIRTTEKLTPLITEKMAEKLDRTGEDSKLNINPDGMTVMLFVGVNGVGKTTTIGKMAHQMKAEGKKVVLAAGDTFRAGAIEQLEGWGERAGVDVIKQQAGSDPAAVIYDAIKSAKSRQADVLLCDTAGRLQNKVNLMNELAKVKRVITREIPEAPHEVLLVLDATTGQNAMSQAKTFREATEVSGIILTKLDGTAKGGIVMAIRNELNIPVKMVGLGEKLDDLQPFEAEDFVYGLFKDMIEQTPADAEER, from the coding sequence ATGAGTCTTTTTCAGCGACTGAAAAAACGAATGGCCGGAGAAGCGGCAGAAGAAGAAGCCAGGGAAGAAGCGAAGCAGGAAGCGCAGGAAGCAGGCAAACAAGAGCCGGAAGAAGGGCGCGTCTCGCTTTCCAGCCGTTTCCGTGAAGGACTGGCAAAAACAAGATCGTCGTTTTCCGAAGCGATGAATGAACTGTTCGCCCAGTACCGTGAAGTAAATGAAGACTTTTTTGAGGAACTTGAAGAAATCCTGATCAGCTCAGACGTCGGAGTCGAGACCGTAATGGAAATCATCGACGAGCTGCGAAACGAATCGCTCCTGAAAAATATTCGGACGACGGAAAAGCTCACCCCGCTGATTACAGAAAAAATGGCAGAAAAGCTGGACCGTACCGGAGAAGATTCCAAGCTGAACATAAATCCGGATGGAATGACTGTCATGCTTTTTGTCGGCGTAAACGGCGTCGGGAAAACGACAACGATTGGGAAAATGGCCCACCAGATGAAAGCAGAAGGAAAAAAGGTAGTTCTCGCAGCCGGGGACACGTTCCGGGCCGGGGCGATTGAGCAGCTTGAAGGCTGGGGAGAGCGTGCCGGAGTGGATGTTATCAAGCAGCAGGCCGGCAGTGATCCGGCGGCGGTCATTTACGATGCGATCAAGTCAGCCAAATCGAGACAGGCAGATGTGCTTCTCTGCGATACGGCGGGCCGTCTGCAGAATAAAGTCAATTTAATGAATGAGCTTGCGAAAGTAAAGCGTGTAATCACGCGCGAAATTCCTGAAGCGCCTCACGAAGTGCTCCTCGTCCTTGATGCCACCACCGGCCAGAATGCTATGAGTCAGGCAAAAACCTTCCGGGAGGCAACGGAGGTTTCCGGCATCATATTAACGAAGCTTGACGGGACCGCGAAGGGCGGTATCGTAATGGCGATCCGTAACGAATTGAACATTCCGGTAAAAATGGTCGGACTCGGGGAAAAGCTGGATGATCTTCAGCCTTTTGAAGCGGAGGATTTCGTCTACGGGCTGTTTAAGGATATGATTGAACAGACACCGGCCGATGCAGAGGAGCGCTAG
- the rimM gene encoding ribosome maturation factor RimM (Essential for efficient processing of 16S rRNA), with amino-acid sequence MEWFNVGTIVNTHGVRGEVRVKSVSDFEEDRFQPGQQVYVEKPETETGFEPLVIKSSRPHKQFILLTFEGFHSIDDVDWMKNAVLSVPETALAPLEETEYYFHEIIDADVYTEEGTRLGYVKEILTPGANDVWVVEPAEGRQDILLPYIEEVVQHVDVVEKRITVRIMKGMLPE; translated from the coding sequence ATGGAATGGTTTAATGTAGGCACGATTGTAAACACGCATGGCGTACGCGGGGAAGTCAGGGTAAAATCCGTCAGCGACTTTGAGGAGGACCGTTTTCAGCCGGGGCAGCAGGTCTACGTGGAGAAGCCGGAGACAGAAACCGGCTTTGAACCGCTGGTCATTAAAAGCTCCCGGCCGCATAAGCAGTTTATTCTGCTCACGTTCGAAGGGTTTCACTCGATTGATGACGTGGACTGGATGAAAAATGCGGTGCTTTCCGTGCCGGAAACGGCGCTTGCGCCGCTTGAGGAAACGGAATATTATTTTCACGAAATCATTGATGCAGACGTCTACACGGAAGAAGGCACCCGCCTCGGTTACGTAAAGGAGATCCTGACCCCAGGGGCCAACGATGTGTGGGTGGTGGAGCCGGCAGAAGGGCGGCAGGACATTCTGCTTCCTTATATCGAAGAAGTCGTCCAGCATGTGGATGTGGTTGAAAAGCGTATTACTGTAAGGATAATGAAGGGAATGCTGCCGGAATGA
- the ffh gene encoding signal recognition particle protein: MAFEGLGERLQSTFDHMKSRGKVTDEDVKAMMREVRLALLEADVNYKVVKQFVNSVKDRATGQEVMKSLTPGQQVVKVVSEELTQLMGGEQAEIAKATKGPTVVMMVGLQGAGKTTTSAKIANYLRKNKNRQPLMAAADVYRPAAIDQLETLGRQLNMPVFSLGTEADPVDIARQSLAKAKEEHYDYLFIDTAGRLHVDDSLMDELQRMKEAVNPDEIMLVVDSMTGQDAVNVAESFNEQLGITGVTLTKLDGDTRGGAALSVKSVTDKPIKFAGTGEKIDAIEPFHPERMASRILGMGDMLSLIEKAQTNVDEDKAKELEKKMRSQELTFDDFLEQLGQVRNMGSMEDIMSMIPGAGKMKGLKNVQMDDNQITRVEAIVRSMTKQERQHPSLMNASRKRRIAKGSGTTIQDVNRLLKQFEDMKKMMKQMTSQQKGKKKGNFSMPFM, from the coding sequence ATGGCATTTGAAGGATTAGGCGAACGTCTGCAGTCCACGTTTGACCATATGAAGAGCCGTGGGAAAGTCACGGATGAAGACGTTAAAGCAATGATGCGCGAAGTACGGCTTGCGCTGCTTGAAGCAGACGTTAACTACAAGGTCGTAAAGCAGTTCGTCAACAGCGTGAAAGACCGTGCCACCGGCCAGGAAGTGATGAAAAGCTTAACGCCCGGCCAGCAGGTGGTCAAGGTGGTCAGCGAAGAGCTGACACAGCTTATGGGCGGCGAACAGGCTGAAATCGCAAAAGCGACTAAAGGGCCGACGGTAGTAATGATGGTCGGTCTGCAGGGTGCCGGGAAAACGACGACATCTGCGAAAATTGCGAATTATTTACGGAAAAATAAAAACCGCCAGCCACTGATGGCTGCAGCCGACGTCTACCGGCCGGCAGCGATTGATCAGCTCGAGACGCTCGGCCGGCAGCTGAACATGCCTGTCTTCTCTCTTGGAACCGAAGCTGATCCGGTTGATATCGCCAGACAGTCGCTTGCCAAAGCAAAAGAAGAGCATTACGACTATCTATTTATTGATACGGCCGGCCGTCTGCACGTGGATGATTCTTTGATGGATGAGCTGCAGCGCATGAAAGAAGCAGTCAATCCCGATGAAATCATGCTCGTGGTTGACTCAATGACCGGACAGGACGCAGTTAACGTGGCAGAAAGCTTTAACGAACAGCTCGGCATCACGGGTGTAACGCTGACGAAGCTTGACGGCGATACCCGGGGCGGGGCGGCGCTGTCGGTAAAATCGGTGACAGATAAACCGATCAAATTTGCCGGTACCGGAGAAAAGATTGACGCAATTGAACCGTTTCACCCGGAACGGATGGCTTCAAGAATTCTCGGCATGGGCGATATGCTCTCCCTGATTGAAAAAGCACAAACCAATGTGGATGAAGACAAAGCCAAAGAGCTTGAAAAGAAAATGCGGTCGCAGGAGCTGACATTTGACGACTTTCTGGAACAGCTCGGACAGGTGCGCAACATGGGATCGATGGAAGACATTATGAGCATGATCCCGGGCGCCGGTAAAATGAAAGGCCTCAAAAATGTGCAGATGGACGACAACCAGATTACGCGGGTCGAAGCAATCGTTCGTTCCATGACCAAACAGGAGCGTCAGCATCCGTCGTTGATGAACGCCAGCCGCAAGCGCCGGATTGCCAAAGGAAGCGGCACGACGATCCAGGATGTAAACCGTCTGCTGAAGCAGTTTGAAGACATGAAAAAAATGATGAAGCAGATGACTTCGCAGCAAAAAGGTAAGAAAAAAGGCAATTTCTCGATGCCATTCATGTAA
- the rnc gene encoding ribonuclease III, with amino-acid sequence MQSILGELQVSFADEQLLRQAFTHSSYVNEHRMKHVRDNERLEFLGDAVLELAVSNHLFREFPSMTEGDMTKLRAAMVCEASLASLAEELQFGDVVLMGKGEEMTGGRTRPALLADVFESFVGAMYLDQGLSNVEQFLERFVFPKLDEGAFSVTADYKSQLQEFVQKENLGVISYEITDEQGPAHNREFHSAVSLNEERAGTGRGRSKKEAEQRAAQATLEQLQRRE; translated from the coding sequence ATGCAGTCGATACTCGGGGAGCTGCAGGTTTCATTTGCAGACGAGCAGCTGCTGCGGCAGGCTTTTACCCACTCTTCCTATGTAAACGAGCATCGTATGAAGCACGTAAGGGATAACGAACGCTTGGAATTTCTCGGCGATGCTGTATTGGAGCTGGCGGTTTCCAATCATTTGTTTCGCGAATTCCCTTCCATGACGGAAGGCGATATGACAAAGCTCCGCGCTGCAATGGTATGTGAAGCATCGCTAGCTAGCTTGGCCGAGGAATTGCAATTTGGAGACGTTGTCCTGATGGGCAAGGGCGAAGAAATGACTGGCGGACGCACCCGGCCGGCCCTGCTCGCAGATGTATTCGAATCATTCGTCGGAGCAATGTATCTTGATCAGGGGCTTTCAAACGTCGAACAGTTTCTGGAGCGCTTCGTCTTTCCTAAGCTCGACGAAGGGGCATTTTCCGTAACAGCTGATTATAAAAGCCAGCTGCAGGAATTCGTCCAAAAGGAAAATCTGGGCGTTATTTCCTATGAAATCACCGATGAGCAGGGGCCGGCCCACAACAGGGAATTTCATTCTGCGGTCTCTTTAAACGAGGAGCGCGCCGGTACCGGACGTGGACGCTCAAAAAAAGAAGCGGAGCAGCGGGCAGCCCAGGCTACCCTCGAACAGCTGCAGCGCCGCGAATAA
- the smc gene encoding chromosome segregation protein SMC: MFLKRIEIKGFKSFADRLHIDFNPGITTVVGPNGSGKSNISDSIRWVLGEQSARSLRGSRMEDVIFSGSDTRRGLNIAEVTLVLDNEDESLPYEYSEISVTRRLYRSGESEYLLNRTKCRRRDIIDLFMDSGMGKESFSIIGQGRVEEVLNSRPEERRAMFEEAAGVLKYKQRKQEAERKFESTEANLHRVKDILHELNGQMEPLQMQASAAKDYLAKREELEALESALLVHEIEELHSDWKAAQNQEKKEEQYNRRWKQKKEQTEAGARKARAFEALLARFHQQMQSGYVEAARNLEKREGDRNLSNEQGKHAAEKLEAEKKALEKDEAKLSEITNAYREQKERYEKENEALTNGMNELRSVQKQLRSYQEMNGKDIENEKSEYIERLNEEASVGNETRYVTDQKASLERRMQALKKDNQSFLEERKSSSKLVEKQKKEEEVLSRQTDSAHAEAEAAGREEERLKEKLKEQEDKLYKAYRYVDEKKSKIRMLEEMQEEYAGYYQGAKEILKAREQKLSGIIGSVAELMDVPGEYVEAMETALGASLQHIVTRTEKDAREAIAYLRKHQKGRATLLPSETVRPRQADRTSYEKARTFTGFIGTAGELVHIRPGYEHVRDQLLGHIFVVDQLETANRLAAACSYKIRIVTLEGDVVNPGGSMSGGKMQNQKGTLLEKQRELRELKNNLSEMEEKTTAWEKTVENTKEAVRKQKVAAGDKQQKARECSSQLEEKKEARRKSEQEHDRLDSRLGMFDREYSSLEEEKKRLDERLQVLEDNRIRVEKTITELKASIDELEQEHSRRGEEEAVLREQETEGKVQTAALRENVSAQNKEKERLHREKEELEQAVAGRKERAAAWEEHLNNDHSGQNWDQLVGEAEAAKKEIERLQAQLNEQKARAAHAAEQIEATASVQNDRFQESRDRLHETTVRINRLDVALENKITYLQSEYELSFERAKEKHTLPVSPEQAKDDVHLLQMGIEELGPVNLGAIEECERVTERYRFLSSQQEDLMEARQSLQDVIDEMDKEVTERFAAAYHAIREEFQHVFAKLFGGGEADLVLTEPENLLHTGVDISARPPGKKRQHLSLLSGGEKALTAIALLFAIIKVKPAPFCVLDEVEAALDEANLVRFAKYLRSFSETTQFIVISHRKATMEEADVLYGITMEESGVSKMVSVRLEEADELLEV, encoded by the coding sequence TTGTTCCTGAAACGAATAGAAATTAAGGGGTTTAAATCGTTTGCCGATCGTTTACATATTGATTTTAACCCCGGCATTACGACCGTCGTCGGCCCGAACGGCAGTGGCAAAAGCAATATTTCCGACAGCATCCGCTGGGTGCTCGGAGAACAGTCGGCCCGGTCGCTGCGCGGTTCCCGCATGGAAGATGTGATATTTTCCGGAAGTGACACCCGCCGGGGGCTGAATATTGCAGAAGTAACGCTTGTGCTCGATAATGAAGACGAAAGCCTTCCGTATGAATACAGTGAGATAAGCGTGACACGCCGCCTTTACCGCTCCGGGGAAAGCGAGTATCTGCTCAACCGGACCAAATGCCGCCGCCGGGATATTATTGATCTGTTTATGGATTCCGGCATGGGAAAAGAATCTTTTTCGATTATTGGCCAGGGCCGGGTCGAAGAGGTGTTAAACAGCCGCCCGGAAGAACGGAGGGCGATGTTTGAAGAAGCCGCCGGGGTATTGAAATACAAGCAGCGCAAGCAGGAGGCGGAAAGAAAATTTGAGTCAACTGAGGCGAATCTGCATCGCGTGAAAGACATTCTGCATGAATTGAACGGGCAGATGGAGCCGCTGCAGATGCAGGCTTCGGCCGCGAAGGATTACCTGGCCAAGCGCGAGGAGCTTGAAGCACTGGAATCGGCTCTGCTCGTGCATGAAATTGAAGAGCTGCATTCCGATTGGAAAGCAGCCCAGAATCAGGAGAAAAAAGAAGAGCAGTACAACAGGCGCTGGAAGCAGAAAAAAGAACAGACGGAAGCGGGGGCCCGCAAAGCCCGGGCTTTCGAAGCACTGCTTGCCCGGTTCCACCAGCAGATGCAAAGCGGTTACGTGGAAGCGGCCAGAAATCTCGAAAAACGTGAAGGGGACCGTAACCTTTCAAATGAACAGGGAAAACACGCAGCCGAAAAGCTTGAAGCAGAAAAAAAGGCTCTCGAAAAAGACGAGGCAAAGCTGAGCGAAATAACAAATGCTTACCGGGAGCAAAAAGAGCGGTATGAAAAAGAAAACGAAGCGCTCACGAATGGAATGAATGAGCTGCGCTCGGTTCAAAAGCAGCTGCGCTCCTACCAGGAAATGAACGGAAAAGACATTGAAAATGAAAAAAGCGAATACATTGAAAGACTCAATGAAGAGGCGTCTGTAGGAAACGAGACCCGTTACGTAACAGATCAGAAGGCTTCTCTCGAACGGCGAATGCAAGCACTGAAAAAGGATAATCAATCGTTTCTTGAAGAGCGCAAGAGCTCCTCGAAGCTCGTTGAGAAGCAGAAAAAAGAAGAAGAAGTGCTTTCCCGTCAAACAGATAGCGCACACGCAGAGGCAGAAGCAGCCGGGAGAGAAGAAGAGCGCCTGAAGGAAAAATTAAAGGAGCAGGAAGATAAGCTGTATAAAGCGTACAGGTACGTCGACGAAAAAAAATCAAAAATCCGTATGCTTGAGGAAATGCAGGAGGAATATGCCGGCTATTACCAGGGGGCCAAGGAAATTTTAAAAGCCCGGGAACAGAAGCTTTCGGGAATTATCGGCTCGGTGGCGGAGCTGATGGATGTGCCGGGAGAATATGTGGAGGCGATGGAAACGGCACTCGGTGCTTCGCTGCAGCATATTGTGACCCGTACCGAAAAAGATGCACGCGAGGCGATTGCGTATTTGCGCAAGCATCAGAAGGGCAGGGCGACACTGCTGCCTTCCGAAACGGTGCGGCCGAGACAGGCCGACCGGACGAGCTATGAAAAAGCCCGGACGTTTACCGGTTTTATCGGAACGGCTGGAGAGCTTGTGCATATCCGCCCGGGATATGAGCATGTCCGCGATCAGCTGCTCGGCCATATTTTTGTAGTGGACCAGCTGGAAACGGCGAACCGCCTGGCAGCAGCATGCAGCTATAAAATCCGTATCGTCACCCTTGAAGGAGACGTCGTAAACCCCGGGGGTTCGATGAGCGGTGGAAAAATGCAGAACCAGAAGGGCACGCTTCTCGAAAAACAGCGTGAGCTTCGGGAGCTAAAAAACAATTTATCGGAAATGGAAGAAAAAACCACAGCGTGGGAGAAGACCGTGGAGAATACGAAAGAGGCTGTAAGGAAGCAGAAAGTGGCTGCCGGCGACAAACAGCAGAAGGCCCGGGAGTGCTCCAGCCAGCTCGAGGAGAAAAAAGAAGCGCGCCGTAAAAGTGAGCAGGAGCATGACCGTCTTGATTCCCGTCTTGGTATGTTTGACCGGGAATATTCCTCACTTGAGGAAGAGAAAAAACGTCTTGATGAACGCCTTCAGGTGCTTGAAGACAACCGGATAAGAGTGGAAAAAACGATTACAGAGCTGAAAGCATCGATTGACGAGCTCGAGCAGGAACATTCCAGGCGCGGTGAGGAAGAAGCGGTGCTCCGGGAGCAGGAGACAGAAGGAAAAGTACAGACGGCAGCGCTCCGGGAAAACGTTTCTGCCCAGAATAAAGAAAAAGAGCGGCTGCACAGGGAAAAAGAGGAGCTTGAACAGGCGGTGGCCGGGCGTAAAGAGCGGGCGGCTGCCTGGGAGGAGCATTTAAATAACGACCACAGCGGCCAGAATTGGGATCAGCTAGTCGGGGAGGCGGAGGCAGCCAAGAAGGAAATTGAACGGCTGCAGGCACAGCTGAATGAACAAAAGGCTCGTGCAGCCCACGCTGCAGAACAGATCGAAGCAACAGCATCGGTTCAAAATGACCGCTTCCAGGAGAGCCGGGACCGTCTTCATGAAACAACGGTGCGCATAAACCGTCTCGATGTGGCGCTTGAAAATAAAATCACCTACCTGCAGTCGGAATATGAACTGTCGTTTGAACGGGCGAAGGAGAAGCATACGCTGCCGGTAAGTCCGGAGCAGGCAAAGGATGACGTGCATCTGCTTCAGATGGGCATCGAAGAGCTCGGTCCAGTGAACCTCGGGGCAATTGAAGAGTGCGAGCGGGTTACGGAGCGTTACCGCTTTTTAAGCAGCCAGCAGGAGGATCTGATGGAGGCGAGACAGTCGCTGCAGGATGTGATCGATGAAATGGACAAAGAGGTCACGGAGCGTTTTGCTGCTGCGTACCATGCCATACGCGAAGAATTTCAGCACGTTTTTGCGAAGCTGTTTGGAGGCGGGGAAGCGGATCTGGTGCTTACAGAACCGGAGAATCTGCTTCATACGGGAGTGGATATATCCGCCCGGCCGCCCGGTAAAAAAAGACAGCACCTGTCTCTGCTCTCCGGCGGGGAGAAGGCTTTAACAGCCATTGCGCTGCTGTTTGCCATTATTAAAGTAAAGCCGGCTCCGTTCTGCGTGCTGGACGAAGTGGAGGCCGCTCTTGATGAAGCGAACCTTGTACGCTTTGCGAAATACCTGCGCTCGTTCAGTGAAACGACCCAGTTTATTGTGATCAGCCACCGCAAGGCGACCATGGAGGAAGCCGACGTGCTATACGGAATCACGATGGAGGAATCAGGCGTATCAAAAATGGTATCTGTCCGCCTGGAAGAAGCGGATGAACTATTGGAAGTCTAA
- the rplS gene encoding 50S ribosomal protein L19: MQQLIRDITKEQLKSDLPDFRPGDTVAVHLKVVEGSRERVQVFQGVVIKRRGGGISESFTVRKVSYGIGVERTLPLHSPRIDKIEVKRRGKVRQARLYYLRNLRGKAARIKELR, translated from the coding sequence ATGCAACAACTTATTCGCGACATAACGAAGGAACAGTTAAAATCGGATCTCCCGGACTTTCGTCCAGGTGACACTGTAGCAGTGCACTTGAAAGTTGTCGAGGGCTCCCGTGAACGTGTACAGGTCTTTCAGGGCGTCGTTATTAAACGTCGCGGCGGTGGCATCAGCGAGTCTTTCACCGTGCGTAAAGTTTCCTACGGAATTGGTGTGGAGAGAACTCTTCCGCTTCATTCCCCAAGAATCGACAAGATTGAAGTGAAACGCCGCGGTAAAGTACGTCAAGCTAGATTGTACTATCTCCGTAACCTGCGTGGAAAAGCTGCGCGTATCAAAGAACTTCGATAA
- a CDS encoding putative DNA-binding protein, whose product MLEKTVRMNSLFDFYQPLLTNKQRLYLERYYLDDFSLGEISEEFNVSRQAVYDNIRRTETMLEEYEEKLGLYKKYQERLALYEQLKALAPGDFAGKAQLLEAVETLEKLEEEGVS is encoded by the coding sequence ATGCTCGAAAAAACAGTTCGTATGAATTCACTGTTTGATTTTTACCAGCCGCTGCTGACAAACAAGCAGCGGCTCTATTTGGAAAGGTATTATTTAGACGACTTTTCGCTGGGTGAAATTTCGGAGGAATTTAACGTCAGCCGCCAGGCTGTCTACGACAATATCCGCCGCACGGAAACGATGCTTGAGGAATATGAGGAAAAGCTTGGCTTATATAAAAAATACCAGGAGCGCCTGGCGCTGTATGAGCAGTTAAAAGCGCTGGCTCCGGGCGATTTCGCGGGGAAGGCGCAGCTGCTTGAAGCGGTAGAAACGCTGGAAAAATTAGAAGAGGAAGGGGTTTCGTAA
- the rpsP gene encoding 30S ribosomal protein S16 encodes MATRIRLKRMGSNKRPFYRLVVADSRAPRDGRFIEEIGTYNPLTNPAEFHVNEEKALKWMLDGAKPSDTVRNLFSKEGLMTRLHNEKNAK; translated from the coding sequence ATGGCAACGCGCATTAGATTGAAGCGCATGGGCTCGAACAAGCGTCCTTTCTACCGTTTGGTAGTAGCGGATTCCCGGGCTCCACGTGATGGACGTTTTATCGAAGAAATCGGTACGTACAATCCGTTGACGAATCCTGCCGAGTTCCACGTGAACGAAGAGAAAGCTCTTAAGTGGATGCTCGACGGTGCTAAACCATCGGATACTGTTCGTAACCTGTTTTCGAAGGAAGGTCTTATGACCCGTCTTCACAACGAAAAGAACGCGAAGTAA
- a CDS encoding KH domain-containing protein: MKSFAYIILERIVDYPDDIDMTESEENGRVLIEVRVHPEDAGKVIGRQGKTIQAVRTLLQAKASAEGKNVRLRLLNDQK, translated from the coding sequence ATGAAGTCTTTTGCCTACATAATACTCGAACGGATTGTGGATTATCCGGATGATATAGACATGACAGAATCGGAGGAAAACGGCCGGGTGCTGATTGAAGTGAGGGTTCATCCGGAGGATGCAGGCAAAGTGATCGGCAGGCAGGGCAAAACAATTCAGGCGGTAAGGACGCTCCTGCAGGCGAAAGCTTCGGCGGAAGGGAAAAACGTTCGTCTTAGGCTGTTGAACGATCAAAAATAG
- a CDS encoding DUF1128 domain-containing protein — protein sequence MSLEQASRDNLDYMITELQKKLQIVNVSVMQPEHYDVDQYHEIKEIYDMVDSKNNISVSEMQAIVSELGHLRKG from the coding sequence ATGAGTTTAGAACAAGCAAGTCGTGATAACCTGGATTACATGATTACCGAACTGCAGAAAAAATTACAGATCGTCAATGTTTCGGTTATGCAGCCGGAGCATTATGATGTCGATCAATACCATGAAATTAAAGAAATCTACGACATGGTGGACTCCAAAAATAATATCAGCGTCAGCGAGATGCAGGCCATCGTTTCCGAGCTTGGTCATCTGCGCAAAGGCTGA
- the trmD gene encoding tRNA (guanosine(37)-N1)-methyltransferase TrmD has product MRMDFLTLFPGMFESVFSHSILARAAERGQVSFHTHDIRDYTEDKHNKVDDYPYGGGAGLVLKPQPVFDAAAQVKSAADTPPDRVILLCPQGKPFKQEDARELAGEERLMFICGHYEGYDERIREHLITDEYSIGDFVLTGGELGAMVMADSITRLLPGVLGNEQSAHTDSFEDGLLEYPQYTRPADFRGMTVPDILLSGDHGKIAEWRQNQAIKRTKERRPDLWEKYTDQT; this is encoded by the coding sequence ATGAGAATGGATTTTTTAACCCTTTTTCCAGGGATGTTTGAAAGTGTGTTCAGCCACTCCATTCTTGCCCGGGCCGCTGAAAGAGGACAAGTCTCCTTTCATACCCATGACATCAGGGACTACACAGAAGACAAGCATAACAAGGTGGATGACTACCCGTACGGCGGGGGTGCTGGTCTGGTATTGAAGCCGCAGCCGGTGTTTGACGCCGCCGCACAGGTGAAAAGTGCAGCCGATACTCCGCCGGACCGCGTCATTCTTCTCTGCCCGCAGGGAAAGCCTTTTAAGCAGGAGGACGCCCGTGAGCTCGCCGGCGAGGAGAGGCTGATGTTCATCTGTGGACATTACGAGGGCTATGATGAACGTATCCGCGAGCATTTAATTACGGATGAATACTCGATCGGCGATTTTGTACTGACCGGCGGGGAACTCGGCGCCATGGTCATGGCAGACAGCATTACACGCCTTTTGCCCGGAGTTCTCGGCAATGAACAGTCTGCCCATACGGACTCGTTTGAAGACGGGCTGCTGGAGTACCCGCAGTACACCCGTCCGGCGGACTTCCGCGGCATGACGGTGCCAGACATTCTGCTGTCCGGCGATCACGGAAAAATCGCTGAATGGCGGCAAAATCAGGCAATCAAAAGAACAAAAGAACGCCGGCCGGATCTTTGGGAAAAATACACCGATCAGACGTAA
- the lepB gene encoding signal peptidase I: MNERRFPINWLHLLRVIMIALLIALAARWLFIAPVVVKGESMEPTIHDEDRMLLNKTSKWLHEWDRFDVVVFHANDKDDYIKRIIGLPGDTLEYRNDKLFINGEQVDEPFLDKQTLAAGPLPATTDFTLEEKTGRSRIPEGEVFVMGDNRPNSYDSRAIGLVEEEEIVGEAVITFWPLNHMWPSPF, translated from the coding sequence ATGAATGAACGCCGCTTTCCCATCAATTGGCTGCATCTTCTGAGAGTAATTATGATTGCATTACTTATTGCGCTGGCAGCACGCTGGCTGTTTATAGCTCCAGTCGTTGTGAAAGGCGAATCGATGGAGCCGACCATTCATGATGAGGACCGGATGCTGTTGAATAAAACAAGCAAATGGCTGCACGAATGGGACCGTTTTGATGTGGTCGTTTTCCACGCCAACGATAAAGATGATTATATTAAACGAATCATTGGACTGCCGGGTGATACGCTTGAATACAGAAATGATAAGCTTTTTATTAACGGGGAGCAGGTGGATGAACCGTTTCTCGATAAACAGACCCTGGCAGCGGGGCCGCTCCCGGCGACCACCGATTTTACGCTGGAGGAGAAAACAGGCCGCAGCCGTATTCCCGAAGGAGAAGTGTTTGTCATGGGGGATAACCGGCCGAACAGCTATGACTCCCGGGCTATCGGACTCGTAGAGGAAGAGGAGATTGTCGGGGAGGCGGTCATAACATTCTGGCCGCTCAATCACATGTGGCCATCGCCATTTTAA